From the genome of Treponema peruense:
TTTGAACAAATCTTCAGAACAGCGTCCGACTATTACAAAAGATTCACCAGCCGCCGCCTTTTCCCTCAAAAGATCAAACTGCATCTCGGCAATGTTGACTGACGGTGAGTTTGAAAACCCCCTGACGGTTCTACTCAGAAACATTCTGCTGGGTGCCTCGTCATATTTTTCAAGTTTCTTTGCGTCAACATTTTTTGCGTCAGCAATTTCGTCAAGAAGATTTCTGTCGTAGAAAGGAATGTCAAGCAATTTTGCAATCTTGCGTCCAATCTCGTGACCGCCACTTCCGTATTCGCGTCCTATAGAAATTATTATCTGTTTGTCCATATTTCCCCCATGCTGGTCTTAACCATAAAATTGTAAATCCTGTTGACTGTGTTTGCAACCCTGAATTTAAAAAACTGAGCTGGCCACGAAAAATTCGCAGTCAGTTTTTGGATAGTATTTACAGATATCGTATAAAAATAAACACAGTACAGATTGTCATTACAATAACGGTTGCAGGCAGCGATTTTTTGCAGTATTCGCCCCATCCGACAGGGTGTCCTGATTTTGCAGCAACTGAAGTACCCACAACGTTTGCAGAAGCTCCGATAGGTGTTGCACTTCCTCCTATGTCTGTTCCCATTGAAAGGCTCCATGCAAGTGTTTCAAGCGGAACGCCTGTAGAAACAGAAAGTGCCTGTACAACAGGAATCATTGTTGCGGCAAACGGAATGTTGTCTATAAAGGCACTGGCAATTGCCGAACCCCAGACGATGATTGCTATCATAAGGTAAGTGTTACCTCCGCTGATTTTTCCGATAAAGCCTGCAACTATATTAAGAATGCCAGTTTCTTCAAGTCCGCCTACGACAACAAAAAGTCCTATAAAGAAAAGTAGCGTCTTGTAGTCCACGCGTTTCATTATTTCGCCGGTATGTTTTATGGAAGTAAGAATTGTTGCAGCTGCTATAAACGCACCGATTGTGGCAACCGTAAGTCCTGTCATGGCGTGTGTTACGAGCATAACAACGGCACAAAGGAAAATAACGCAGCTTACGGCAAATCCTTTTTTGTCTTTAATGGCACTTTCGGGACTGGGGAAAGTAGAAGTGTCAATGTTTGAATCTGCAGACACAAGTTCCTTTCTGAACGAAAAGTAAAAGAAAATAAGCGTAAAGACAAGTGAAATTCCTGCCATGGCACCTGTATTCATTATAAAGTCGCCGAAAGAATAGCCGAACGAAGTACCAATAATTATGTTTGGCGGATCACCGCACATTGTTGCAGAACCGCCCAGATTTGCACAGAAAATTTCTGCAAGAATCATTGGCACCGGGTTGAATTTAAGCAGGTGTGAAAGTTCAACGGTAACGGCAGCAAGAAACAGAATAACCGTAATGCTGTCAATAAACATTGCCAGCACTGTAGACATAAGCATGAATGTAATGAAGATAAGCTTTGTTTTGTAGTTAACGGTCTTTGCAATAAGCATGCACAGCCATCTGAAAAAGCCTACGCGGGCCATTCCTTCTACCATGACCATCATGCCGGCAATAAAGATAATCGTAGCCCAGTTGATTCCGCCGGAAGATTCTGAGGCTGAACCCGACTGGTACCAGAAACCGGCAGTAAAAATGCTTCCGATGTTAAGGGTGTGCTTTACTGCTTCAAGGCTGTGCAGTCCCAGTCCGAATACAAGAAGCAGCGTAAGGGCGCCGCTGACCAGCGTTACATAGTGCCGTTCAAATTTTTCGCTTATAATCAATGCAAACATTGCAACGAAAATAACGACGGCCAGAATCTGTGCAAGCATAGTTTTGTCCTTCTTTGTCTGAATTTGCGGCAGAAAAAGTAATTTTTGTAACATTCTGCCTGTTGTGCTGTTTATAAACTGATGGTTCTTTCCGAAAAATCGATAATATTATAGTAAGAACAATGTCTGTATTCAATAATATCTGTGTTAAAAGTATAAAAACCGCGTTATACTCATGGCAGTATTCATAAATTATAAAAGTTTGTAAAATGCAGGAAGAGAAAAAATGAGTGAAATTAAAATAAGAAGTGCTGTTCCGGATGATGCAGAAAAACTGCTTTCAATTTACGCACCGTATGTTACAGAAACCGCAATTACCTTTGAGTATGATGTACCTTCAGAAGAAGAGTTCCGTGCAAGAATAGAAAAAACGCTGGCCGTTTACCCTTTCATCGTGGCTGTCTGTGACGGAACAATCGTCGGTTATGCCTACGCTTCAAGATTCAGCGAAAGAAAGGCATACGACTTCAGTGTGGAACTTTCTGTTTACATAGACAAAAACTATCACGGAAAAGGACTGGGCCGCCGTCTTTACAGCGAGATGGAAAACAGGCTCTCCTTAATGCACATAACAAACCTTTACGCAAAAATAGCCGCAACGCCGCGAAAAGATGACCTTTATCTTACAGATGGCAGTATTCTTTTTCATGCCGCAATGGGTTTTGAAACAGTGGGAAAATTCACTTCCTGCGCATACAAATTCGGCGAATGGTATGACATGGTTTATATGGAAAAAAGGATAGTGCAGAGATGAAAAACAGAGAGAATGTACAGAAGCGTTCCAAAAACAAATCTGAACGCCGCAACGGTCTTTTGAGGCTTATAGTCGCGGCGTTTCTTATTCTTCTTCAGGGAGTGTGGTTCGTACTTGCCTTTACAATACTTGGCCAGTATTACCGCTGGATTTCAATGGCTGTTACTGCACTTTCGTTTTTTATCGTTCTTGTAATCTACGGAACCCACATCAATTCGGCACAGAAAATATCGTGGACAATACTTATATTTGCGCTCCCTGTTCTGGGAATTTTTATGTACATCTGGTTTACGGTATACGAGTCAACGGGGTTTATGAAAAAACGCTATGCCAAAATGGACTCGCAGCTTTTTCCTCTTCTTCCTGCCGACGGTACTGTCTTAAAAAAACTGGAGCGCACAGATTTTACTGTTGCCAATATGTTCCGGTATGTTTCGACAAAATCGCACTTTCCGGTTTATGATGCAACTGACACAAAATTTTTTGCCCATGCCTCTGACGCATTTGAAGTTCAGCTTGAGGCGGTAAAAAATGCAAAAAAATTTATCTTCATGGAATATTTTGCAGTAGAAGACACCGAAGCCTTTCACGAACTGGAATCAATTCTTGTAAAAAAAGTTTCAGAAGGCGTGGAAGTGCGTCTGCTTTACGATGACATAGGCAGTATAAGCTACGTAACATATTCATTCAAAAAAAGACTCGAAGCCGAAGGAATAAGATGCCGCGTGTTTAACCCCGTTCTGTTCCCTGTATTCCATGTGTTTTTGAATCACCGCGACCACAGAAAAATAACCGTAGTTGACGGAAAAATAGGTTTTACAGGCGGATACAATATTGCCAACGAATACTTTAACATAACGCACCCGCACGGCTACTGGAAAGACACTGGGGTAAAGCTTGAAGGCGATGCAGTAAAAAGCCTTACGATGATGTTTCTTGAAACATGGAATGCCATAAATATTAAAGAAAGAAATATTGACAACTTTGACAAATATCTTTCGCAGAGTGAACCTTCTGCAAAAAGTGCCGGTTTTATTCAGCCTTATGCAGACAGCCCCATGGATCACGCCCACACCGGTGAAGACGTTTACATGAACATAATAAATGCCGCAAAGCATTACGTTTACATAAGCACACCTTATCTCATCATAATGGACGAAATGTCAAAGGCGCTTTGTCTTGCGGCCGAACGAGGTGTAGACGTAAGAATAATAACGCCCGGAATTCCTGACAAAAAAATTATTTACAAACTTACGCGTTCCTATTACACGCGGCTTGTTCGTAGCAGGGTGAGAATTTTTGAATATACTCCCGGATTTAACCATGCAAAACAGGTTGTAAGTGATGACTGCATTGCGACCTGCGGAACAGTAAACTTTGATTTCAGAAGTTTTTATTACCACTTTGAAGACGGTGTACTGATGTATAACTGTGACGCTGTGGGACAGATAAAAAGAGACTTTGAAATTACCTTCCCGCAGTGCCGTGAAGTAACAGAAAAATACAGAAGTGAGCGCAATATAGCAAGCCATTTTATAGACGGACTGTTCAGGCTGTTTGCGCCGCTGCTTTAGGCTGCCCTATGTTAACATACGCAATTGACAGGGACGGAACGCTCCCCATGTACCGCAAGCTGTACGAACTTATAAAAACAGACATCCTGCGCGGTAACCTCGCCGCCGGGCAAAAGCTGCCTTCACGCAGAGCACTCGCCGGCAATCTTGGCCTTGGGGTTTCGACTGTAGAAAACGCCTATTCCCTTCTGGAAGACGAAGGATATATCTGTTCTCAACCGCAACGAGGTTTTTTTGTCGCTGACATAACCGCAGCCGTTTCACATACAACCGGCGCCCGCACTTCTGTACCCCAAAAACACCCCTCTTCGGCGGCTCAGAATCTTTATGCAGACTTTTCGGCAAACAGGACTTCTGCAGATGACTTTCCGTTTTCTGTGTGGGCAAAAATTGTGCGCACAGTCCTTTCAGAAAACCGGGACGAACTCATGACGCCTTCACCGGCCGCCGGAACGCTTGAACTGCGCACGGCAATAGCAGAACATCTGTGTGCATTCCGGGGCATGAATATAGATCCGCTCTGTATTGTTGTGGGGGCGGGAACAGAATACCTTTACGGCCTTTTGATTCAGCTTCTGGGCTTTGAAAAAAAATATGCTTTGGAAAACCCAGGCTATTCCAAAATACAGAAAATTTATTCAAGTTACGGTGTATGCTGCAAAACTCTGGACATGGACGAAAGCGGAATAAAAATAGACGCGCTTAAAGAAACAGGAACAGAAGTTGTTCACGTGTCACCTTCACACCATTTTCCTTTGGGACTCGTAATGCCTGTTTCCAGAAGATACGAACTTCTTTCGTGGTCTTCACAGCAGAACGGCCGCTACATTGTAGAAGACGATTACGACGGCGAGTTCAGGTTTACGGGAAAGCCGTTGCCGACGTTAAAGAGCATAGACGCTTTGGGAAACGTAATTTACATGAATACATTTACAAAAACCCTGGCTTCTACAATCCGCATAAGTTACATGGTACTTCCGCCTCAGCTTATGGAAGAATTCAACAGAAGGCTGGGTTTTTATTCGTGCACGGTGCCTGCTTTTGAACAGTATGCCCTTGCGCGTTTTATGAAAGGCGGTTTTTTTGAAAAGCACATAAACAGAATGAGAAAAGCCTACCGAACAAAGCGTGATTTATTGATAGAAGGGCTTGAAAAAAATTCTTTGCACGGCGGAATAAAAATTCTTGAAGAAAACGCCGGGCTTCATTTCCTTGCAAGATTTGACCTTATCTGTACCGATCAGGAATTCAGGCAGAAACTTCTTGAACACGGAATAAAAATGGAACCGCTTTCTTCATATTATGAAAATCCTCCCGCAGTGGCAGAACATTATTTTGTAATAAGTTATTCGTCTGTCCCCTGCGAAAGAATTGCCGGTTGTGCTGAACTTATTGCAAAAACGTTTACTCAGTGCCGCCGGACTTGAGCGGTGTTATCGAAACAGAAAGATCTTTTCCTACAAGAATTGAATATTGTGCAGTTTCTTCGGGTTCGGAATCTTCCCACGGCCTTGCGTACGAGAATGTAACCGTTGTTGAACCCTCTTTCTTTGGAACTATTGTAAAAGTGTAGTTTGAAGGGGCACCTGTTACGCCGTCCTTTCCTGTATATTCACTTTTTTCGTTAATTTCAATGATTCCGGGTGAAGAAAATTCATAATTCCAAGTGTAGCCTGTACTTGGGTTTCCCTGAAGCTTAATTGTCATGTTTTCTTTTGCTGCGCAGGATGCAAGTATAAGACCGGCAAGTCCGAACATTCCTGCAGAAATAATGCCTTTATGTGATTGTTTTTTCATACTGATAATAAAACCTCCTGACTTTTGTAAAGTTACGTTGTTTGAAATGAATTTATCTTTGCAATGAACTGTTCCTGCGCGGGAAGCGTCTGTTTCAGAAGCTGAGTGGCGGCTGCAATGTCGTTTGCCCTTAAATAATCAGTGATTTTTGTGTAGGCTTCATACATGAATGTTACCGAAAGGTTTCCGGCCATTCCTTTGAGAGTGTGCGCATTTTCTGTTGCTGTTTTTATGTCGTTTTCTTCTATATATTTGAGAACTTCCAGATTTTGTACGCTTGCAGGCATTTTTTTAAGCATTTTTTCAAGAAAAGCGGTGTTTCCTATAAAGCGTTCGAGTGCATTGTCTGTATCTACACCCGAGTTTTTCATTTCTTCTATAAAGTCCATGTTTTTCTCCTTTTGACAGGCCGCAATGTCTCTTTGTAACTAAATAAATTATAAGGAGTTTTTTTGTTTTTCTCAATTATTTTTTTTGTTTCTTGTCTTAAAGTGCGTGTCTATTGGGTTTTCACGTGTTGATTGATGGCGAAAATTATATAAAAAAATTCCGCAGGAAACGTTTCCAGTAATTTTTTGCAGTTTTTGACGTATTTTTGATAAAAACATAATAAAATTCATTAAATTATATAAAAAAAAAGCTCTCAATATTATTTTTAGGATAAAAGTATATATTTTCTTGACAAATTATAATTGCAAATATAGGATAATATTATAACAGAAGTATCGCTTAACCTCCTTTGCGATATTTCGCCAGGTGGCAGTGCATTCATAGGATGTGTTTTACTGGCAGGCGGGGCGGGGATTTTCTCCGTTCCGCCAACTTTTTACGGGGAAACGATGAATATTTTTAGGAAAATTTACATACTGGTTCTTGCGGTTCTTGCAGGCATTTCTTTTGCGACGGCACAGAATGCTGTTCCGGGTACATTTGAAAATGCAGCTCCTGCAGGACTTGAGAAAATCCTTAAGGCAGACAAAAAAGTAAATCCTTCTGAAAATGAACTTGTTGTATATTATCTTCGAGATGATGCTTCTTACGAAAACTGGGCTTTGTGGATTTGGGCTATTCCGGGTGGAGACGGAAACTCTATGTGGAAATATTCACAGGACTGGAGCGTTACCGATGGCGTTGCATACATGCGCTTTGCACTTGACGGTTCTTCCAGCGGCGGAATAAAACCCGTTTCTTCTGACGGAACAGTAGGCCTTATTGTAAGACAGGACGGCGGCTGGACAAAAGACGGCAGTGATGACCGCATCTGGAATATAGAAAAATCAAATAAAGTTGCAATTATTTCGGGCGACCAGAATACCTATGCAGCAGAAGAGTATAAACCTTCTTTTGTGTCTGCAGAACTTCTTTCACAGGACAGTATAAGCCTTACGCTGTCAGGAAAATATGCGCTTTCTTTGGACGGATCTGATTTCGGTTTTACAGTAAAGAATAGGTCCGGCAAAGTTTACGATGTTCTTTCGGTAACAAATGCTGATTCTACAGATAAAAATGACAATTTTACTTCACGCATTCTTATAAAGCTCAACGAAAAAGTTTCTGTAAGTGACAGCCTGGCTGTTTCAAACGCAGCATTCCGCGGAACAGTTGCAGTAGACAGCCGCAAGCTTTCTGTAAAACTCGCAGAGTCTATGATTCCGGGGGCAGATGTTGAACTTGGAGCCGCTTATTCAAATGGAAAAGTGCGCTTTAATCTCTGGGCTCCGACATCTTCAAATGTACGCGTAAATATTTATAAAAAGGGTGATGCATCAAAGGCAGACTACACGGTTCCGATGACTTTTGATTCTTCTACCGGTGTCTGGACTGCGGAATTTTCCCGCGTAAACCCCGACGGAATGTTCTATGACTATACGCTTCAGAATTCAAAGGGTTTGGTAACAGTTCTTGACCCTTATGCAAAATCAATGGCGGCTTATAAAAATCTTGGCGGTTGTGGTCGTGCAGCAATTGTAGACTTGAACAGCCCCAAAGCTTTTCCCGAAGGCGGAATGGATGCTCCTTATTATAATCTTGCAAAAAGGGAGGATGCTGTAATTTACGAAGTTTCTGTACGTGATTTTACGATTGGAAACGATTCCAGTGTCAAAGCTGTTCCGGGAACATATAAAGCCTTTATAGAAAAAATTCCGTATCTTAAGGAACTTGGAATTACACATGTTCAGCTTCTACCTGTTCTTAACTTCTATAATAATGACGAAACAGACAAATCTTATGATAACCGCGGCGTCGTAAACGGCAGCAACTACAACTGGGGTTATGATCCGCACAATTATTTTACTCCCGAAGGCTGGTATGCCTCTGACGCTTCTGATCCCTACGCAAGAGTAAGGGAACTGCGCGAACTTATTAACGAAATCCATAAAGCTGGAATGGGTGTTCTGCTTGATGTGGTTTACAATCACATGGGAAATGCTGCTCTTCTTGACGATATTGTTCCAGGTTATTATTTTAGAATGAACGAAAACGGCGGTTTTA
Proteins encoded in this window:
- a CDS encoding cytidylate kinase-like family protein yields the protein MDKQIIISIGREYGSGGHEIGRKIAKLLDIPFYDRNLLDEIADAKNVDAKKLEKYDEAPSRMFLSRTVRGFSNSPSVNIAEMQFDLLREKAAAGESFVIVGRCSEDLFKEVKGLFSVFILGDYETKLDRVMERRSLSAKEAALAIERHDRNRKAYHNHFCNGKWGDSRNYDMCINSSRLGVDGTVEYLKDYVDRFIKTL
- a CDS encoding ArsB/NhaD family transporter is translated as MLQKLLFLPQIQTKKDKTMLAQILAVVIFVAMFALIISEKFERHYVTLVSGALTLLLVFGLGLHSLEAVKHTLNIGSIFTAGFWYQSGSASESSGGINWATIIFIAGMMVMVEGMARVGFFRWLCMLIAKTVNYKTKLIFITFMLMSTVLAMFIDSITVILFLAAVTVELSHLLKFNPVPMILAEIFCANLGGSATMCGDPPNIIIGTSFGYSFGDFIMNTGAMAGISLVFTLIFFYFSFRKELVSADSNIDTSTFPSPESAIKDKKGFAVSCVIFLCAVVMLVTHAMTGLTVATIGAFIAAATILTSIKHTGEIMKRVDYKTLLFFIGLFVVVGGLEETGILNIVAGFIGKISGGNTYLMIAIIVWGSAIASAFIDNIPFAATMIPVVQALSVSTGVPLETLAWSLSMGTDIGGSATPIGASANVVGTSVAAKSGHPVGWGEYCKKSLPATVIVMTICTVFIFIRYL
- a CDS encoding GNAT family N-acetyltransferase, with protein sequence MSEIKIRSAVPDDAEKLLSIYAPYVTETAITFEYDVPSEEEFRARIEKTLAVYPFIVAVCDGTIVGYAYASRFSERKAYDFSVELSVYIDKNYHGKGLGRRLYSEMENRLSLMHITNLYAKIAATPRKDDLYLTDGSILFHAAMGFETVGKFTSCAYKFGEWYDMVYMEKRIVQR
- the cls gene encoding cardiolipin synthase; the protein is MKNRENVQKRSKNKSERRNGLLRLIVAAFLILLQGVWFVLAFTILGQYYRWISMAVTALSFFIVLVIYGTHINSAQKISWTILIFALPVLGIFMYIWFTVYESTGFMKKRYAKMDSQLFPLLPADGTVLKKLERTDFTVANMFRYVSTKSHFPVYDATDTKFFAHASDAFEVQLEAVKNAKKFIFMEYFAVEDTEAFHELESILVKKVSEGVEVRLLYDDIGSISYVTYSFKKRLEAEGIRCRVFNPVLFPVFHVFLNHRDHRKITVVDGKIGFTGGYNIANEYFNITHPHGYWKDTGVKLEGDAVKSLTMMFLETWNAINIKERNIDNFDKYLSQSEPSAKSAGFIQPYADSPMDHAHTGEDVYMNIINAAKHYVYISTPYLIIMDEMSKALCLAAERGVDVRIITPGIPDKKIIYKLTRSYYTRLVRSRVRIFEYTPGFNHAKQVVSDDCIATCGTVNFDFRSFYYHFEDGVLMYNCDAVGQIKRDFEITFPQCREVTEKYRSERNIASHFIDGLFRLFAPLL
- the pdxR gene encoding MocR-like pyridoxine biosynthesis transcription factor PdxR; this encodes MLTYAIDRDGTLPMYRKLYELIKTDILRGNLAAGQKLPSRRALAGNLGLGVSTVENAYSLLEDEGYICSQPQRGFFVADITAAVSHTTGARTSVPQKHPSSAAQNLYADFSANRTSADDFPFSVWAKIVRTVLSENRDELMTPSPAAGTLELRTAIAEHLCAFRGMNIDPLCIVVGAGTEYLYGLLIQLLGFEKKYALENPGYSKIQKIYSSYGVCCKTLDMDESGIKIDALKETGTEVVHVSPSHHFPLGLVMPVSRRYELLSWSSQQNGRYIVEDDYDGEFRFTGKPLPTLKSIDALGNVIYMNTFTKTLASTIRISYMVLPPQLMEEFNRRLGFYSCTVPAFEQYALARFMKGGFFEKHINRMRKAYRTKRDLLIEGLEKNSLHGGIKILEENAGLHFLARFDLICTDQEFRQKLLEHGIKMEPLSSYYENPPAVAEHYFVISYSSVPCERIAGCAELIAKTFTQCRRT
- a CDS encoding protease inhibitor I42 family protein; its protein translation is MKKQSHKGIISAGMFGLAGLILASCAAKENMTIKLQGNPSTGYTWNYEFSSPGIIEINEKSEYTGKDGVTGAPSNYTFTIVPKKEGSTTVTFSYARPWEDSEPEETAQYSILVGKDLSVSITPLKSGGTE
- a CDS encoding Hpt domain-containing protein, producing the protein MDFIEEMKNSGVDTDNALERFIGNTAFLEKMLKKMPASVQNLEVLKYIEENDIKTATENAHTLKGMAGNLSVTFMYEAYTKITDYLRANDIAAATQLLKQTLPAQEQFIAKINSFQTT
- a CDS encoding alpha-1,6-glucosidase domain-containing protein yields the protein MNIFRKIYILVLAVLAGISFATAQNAVPGTFENAAPAGLEKILKADKKVNPSENELVVYYLRDDASYENWALWIWAIPGGDGNSMWKYSQDWSVTDGVAYMRFALDGSSSGGIKPVSSDGTVGLIVRQDGGWTKDGSDDRIWNIEKSNKVAIISGDQNTYAAEEYKPSFVSAELLSQDSISLTLSGKYALSLDGSDFGFTVKNRSGKVYDVLSVTNADSTDKNDNFTSRILIKLNEKVSVSDSLAVSNAAFRGTVAVDSRKLSVKLAESMIPGADVELGAAYSNGKVRFNLWAPTSSNVRVNIYKKGDASKADYTVPMTFDSSTGVWTAEFSRVNPDGMFYDYTLQNSKGLVTVLDPYAKSMAAYKNLGGCGRAAIVDLNSPKAFPEGGMDAPYYNLAKREDAVIYEVSVRDFTIGNDSSVKAVPGTYKAFIEKIPYLKELGITHVQLLPVLNFYNNDETDKSYDNRGVVNGSNYNWGYDPHNYFTPEGWYASDASDPYARVRELRELINEIHKAGMGVLLDVVYNHMGNAALLDDIVPGYYFRMNENGGFKSNSGCGNDTATERAMMKRIVTDSTEHWVKNYRADGFRFDLMGLMEASSVEDSYKACAAVNPSVLFEGEGWKMYNGERGTVGMDQNYMKKTDNVAVFNDELRDLVKAGGFNETGLGFITGKSVNTARLFSNICGVPTANYRADDPGDNLQYLVCHDGLTLHDAVVNNVHLAEPQNTAEVISRIKLGNALVLTSQGIAFLHAGQERGRTKPNVNKARAESINNFVRNSYDSSDNINQIVWTLDEQYENLLEYTKGLVALRKNTEAFRLGDADLVQKSVKFINTGDEESQVLAYSVKADKKTYIVAFNCSTKKVTVKTKMNLKNAEVLADANTAGTTAISIPEGVVIKGKNVVLEPLTATVICVQ